The following is a genomic window from Oceanispirochaeta sp. M1.
TAGAACTATCTTTTAAGCTGCTGCTCGTAAGCTGGCGGATTCTGTGCCTGCGAAGCAGAATTGCACAGAATATGACAGTAGAGCTGTCTGCTTCAAAAGCTTGTTCTACAGACATTTACAATGAATTCTTGAAAATTACATATAAAACTAAAGACAAAATATTAATGAATAATATATCCATTATGATTGAACAATACTTGTTCTTTTTATATAGGATTCCAGAAACTTCATACAACTGATCAGTAATTATTCTTTCCATTTTTTTAATACTTAATGTTCTAGTTCTTTTCATTAGTTTAGATTTTGAGTTTAATGCTACATGCTCAAAATAATATAGGGAATAGTTATTCTTCTTATAATGCTTTGCATACCTTGGCTTAAGGATTTTATGTATAGAAAGAAATAGGATAGTAATTATAGAAATACAGAATATTAACCCAAAAAGAAATGTTGATATGCTAAAAAAGGATAAGTTATAGAAACTAAATTCTAAACTGTTAAAAATAGTAATGAATACAGAAATCTCTATTCCACATAATATAAGTACAGATCCTACTTTTTGATCTGTAAATCTTATTAGCTCTTGGGTATTATTGTAACTATTTAATAAAAAATCGATATCTTTCAATTTAAACTAACCTTTCATTCCATCATCTATCCATTTATCAAATGTTGATTTAACAATATTTGCATCATAAATAGTGCCATATTTATTAGTATTTCTTTTATTGAACCAATTTTTTGCCTCTTCCCCTGAATCTTTAACCATTTGATCAATTATATTATCATATGTACAATAAGAAATTACTATTGATTTATATCCATCTCTATTACCAAGAGATGATAGATTAGAAGCTTTTGTAACAGCATCGCCAATCCAAACTTTGCTATTGATACCAGTATCTTTTCTTCCAGCTTTAACAACTAGTTCCTTAGAAGTAGAGATACCAATTCCGACCTTGATGTTAGGAAAATCTTTATCATCCAGTAATTTATTAATCATTTTCATAAACGTATTGATATAAAATGACATCTGCAAAATATCATAAATATCGCTTTTCTGTGGTGTAGTGAATATTGAATATACACAGTCTCCCCTTATTCCAATTTCACGTAGATTTTCATTTTTTCTTAATATTTCTATAATTTCAGAAGAAAACGACCTTATTATTTTTGAAACCTTCTCTTTATCCTCATCAGTAAATAAATCAGAAGAATCCCTAATATCGATAAATATAGCAGTAACCCAACTATAGTAAGAGTTTGTGTATGTAAATTGATCATCGCCTGGCAATTTATCTACTTCGTTTACCTTCATTTTATTGTTGAGTATATTCTTTATTCTCGTTTTACCTTCTTTGTAATCGTAATCAGCCAATTAAACTTCCTTTTATTGTTCTACTGCGAGATATAATCTCTA
Proteins encoded in this region:
- a CDS encoding adenylate/guanylate cyclase domain-containing protein, with the translated sequence MADYDYKEGKTRIKNILNNKMKVNEVDKLPGDDQFTYTNSYYSWVTAIFIDIRDSSDLFTDEDKEKVSKIIRSFSSEIIEILRKNENLREIGIRGDCVYSIFTTPQKSDIYDILQMSFYINTFMKMINKLLDDKDFPNIKVGIGISTSKELVVKAGRKDTGINSKVWIGDAVTKASNLSSLGNRDGYKSIVISYCTYDNIIDQMVKDSGEEAKNWFNKRNTNKYGTIYDANIVKSTFDKWIDDGMKG